In one window of Aquamicrobium sp. DNA:
- a CDS encoding phenylacetate--CoA ligase family protein, with protein sequence MTPVGGLVERAEFMTPAALRPRQAAAWRAQARHVAENSAFYRALWGHAAPPPELARLAELPLSDKAQLRLSQAAHPPFGDYLAAPRAMASRLHRTSGTTGQAMNLALSARDCRITEAVGGRGHAAAGLTAQHTVVHCLNYQMWMGGVTDHMTLEATGALVVPFGVGGTELLIRTIREVGINAISCTPSYPAVLERTLAEKFPGLAPRDLGLKLGLFGGEAGLDDAALRARIRETWGMEPRNANYGVSDVFSNFAAQCEHDTRLHFMAADVLWPELVDPDTTRPLPLEKGAKGELVLTHLVRDCQPLVRFRTGDIVAVDETEPCRCGRTGFRFRVVGRSDDMVVVRGLNLFPTMVSAVLSEIGELSGDYRIVLDAPPPHDRLPLHVERAKGSPDSPGLAARVAAAMKEKLGASAEVTVLPPGSFPVTEGKTKRVIRSEP encoded by the coding sequence ATGACGCCTGTCGGTGGCCTTGTCGAACGAGCCGAATTCATGACGCCGGCCGCGCTGCGCCCCCGCCAGGCGGCGGCGTGGCGCGCGCAGGCGCGGCATGTCGCGGAAAACTCCGCCTTCTACCGGGCGCTGTGGGGCCATGCCGCGCCGCCGCCGGAGCTTGCGCGCCTCGCCGAGCTGCCGCTTTCCGACAAGGCGCAGCTTCGCCTGTCGCAGGCGGCGCACCCGCCCTTCGGCGATTATCTCGCCGCGCCGCGCGCCATGGCCAGCCGGCTGCACCGCACCTCGGGCACCACGGGCCAGGCGATGAACCTCGCGCTCTCGGCGCGCGACTGCCGCATCACCGAGGCGGTGGGCGGGCGCGGCCATGCGGCGGCGGGGCTGACGGCGCAGCACACCGTCGTCCACTGCCTCAACTACCAGATGTGGATGGGCGGCGTCACCGACCACATGACGCTGGAGGCGACGGGCGCGCTCGTCGTTCCCTTCGGCGTCGGCGGCACCGAGCTCCTGATCCGCACCATCCGCGAGGTCGGCATCAATGCCATCTCCTGCACGCCGTCCTATCCGGCGGTGCTGGAGCGGACGCTGGCCGAAAAATTCCCCGGCCTCGCGCCGCGCGATCTCGGCCTCAAGCTCGGCCTGTTCGGCGGCGAGGCCGGGCTCGACGACGCGGCGTTGCGGGCGCGCATCCGCGAAACGTGGGGCATGGAGCCGCGCAACGCCAATTACGGCGTCTCCGACGTGTTCTCCAACTTCGCCGCCCAGTGCGAGCACGACACGCGGCTGCACTTCATGGCCGCCGACGTGCTGTGGCCGGAGCTGGTCGACCCCGACACGACCCGGCCGCTGCCGCTGGAAAAGGGCGCGAAGGGCGAGCTGGTGCTGACGCATCTGGTGCGCGACTGCCAGCCGCTGGTGCGCTTCCGCACCGGCGACATCGTCGCTGTCGACGAGACGGAGCCGTGCCGCTGCGGCCGCACCGGCTTCCGCTTCCGCGTCGTCGGGCGCAGCGACGACATGGTGGTGGTGCGGGGCCTGAACCTCTTCCCGACCATGGTGTCGGCCGTGCTGAGCGAGATCGGCGAGCTTTCCGGCGACTACCGCATCGTCCTCGACGCGCCGCCGCCCCATGACCGGCTGCCGCTCCATGTCGAGCGGGCGAAGGGCTCGCCCGACTCGCCCGGCCTTGCCGCGCGGGTGGCGGCGGCGATGAAGGAGAAACTCGGCGCGTCGGCCGAGGTGACGGTGCTGCCGCCCGGCAGCTTTCCCGTCACCGAGGGCAAGACGAAGCGCGTGATCAGGAGCGAGCCATGA
- a CDS encoding GatB/YqeY domain-containing protein, giving the protein MMRETIAEALKTALKNKDKLRTGTLRLVNAAIQDRDIANRGAGKDPVNDDEILQILTKMVKQREESAKAFEDGARPELAAQERAEIAIVKDFLPAQMGADEVRAAAQGAIAETGAQGLRDMGRVMAVLKERYPGRLDFGKASALVKELLG; this is encoded by the coding sequence ATGATGCGCGAGACCATTGCCGAGGCGCTGAAGACAGCGCTGAAGAACAAGGACAAGCTGCGGACCGGCACGCTCCGGCTCGTCAACGCCGCGATCCAGGACCGCGACATCGCCAATCGGGGCGCGGGCAAGGACCCGGTCAACGACGACGAGATCCTCCAGATCCTGACCAAGATGGTCAAGCAGCGCGAGGAATCGGCCAAGGCGTTCGAGGATGGCGCAAGGCCCGAGCTCGCGGCGCAGGAACGGGCCGAGATCGCCATCGTCAAGGACTTCCTGCCGGCGCAGATGGGCGCCGACGAGGTGCGCGCCGCCGCGCAAGGCGCGATCGCCGAGACCGGCGCGCAGGGGCTGCGCGACATGGGCCGCGTCATGGCGGTGCTGAAGGAGCGCTATCCCGGCCGCCTCGACTTCGGCAAGGCCAGCGCGCTGGTCAAGGAACTGCTGGGGTAG
- the carA gene encoding glutamine-hydrolyzing carbamoyl-phosphate synthase small subunit, giving the protein MADTTDAATSPWTETKPTALLVLADGTVIEGKGLGATGSVAAEVCFNTALTGYQEILTDPSYAGQIVTFTFPHIGNIGTNAEDAEDLNPAARAGAVGAIFKADVTAPSNWRSAGHLTEWLKKRGIIAMTGIDTRALTALIRDKGAPNAVIAHSPDGIFDVEALKEKARAWHGLVDLDLAKDVTSGQSSAWDETPWVWNEGFGNQGETWMHVVAVDFGVKRNILRLLAGLGAKVTVVPAKSSAEDILALKPDGIFLSNGPGDPAATGEYAVPALKTLLQTGIPIFGICLGHQILALALGGQTVKMHQGHHGANHPVKDHTTGKVEIVSMNHGFAVDRSSLPQGVEETHVSLFDGSNCGIALAGKPVFSVQYHPEASPGPQDSHYLFRRFADAIRARKDEIVPA; this is encoded by the coding sequence ATGGCCGATACGACGGACGCCGCCACCTCGCCCTGGACCGAGACGAAGCCGACCGCGCTTCTCGTCCTCGCCGACGGCACGGTGATCGAGGGCAAGGGGCTGGGCGCGACGGGCAGCGTCGCCGCCGAGGTCTGCTTCAACACCGCGCTGACCGGCTACCAGGAAATCCTGACCGACCCGTCCTATGCCGGGCAGATCGTCACCTTCACCTTCCCGCATATCGGCAATATCGGCACCAATGCCGAGGACGCCGAGGACCTGAACCCGGCCGCGCGCGCCGGCGCGGTCGGCGCGATCTTCAAGGCCGACGTCACCGCCCCGTCCAACTGGCGCTCCGCCGGCCACCTCACCGAGTGGCTGAAGAAGCGCGGCATCATCGCCATGACCGGCATCGACACCCGGGCGCTTACCGCGCTGATCCGCGACAAGGGCGCGCCCAACGCGGTGATCGCCCATTCGCCGGACGGCATCTTCGACGTCGAGGCGCTGAAGGAGAAGGCGCGCGCCTGGCACGGCCTCGTCGATCTCGACCTCGCCAAGGACGTCACCTCCGGCCAGTCCAGCGCCTGGGACGAGACGCCGTGGGTGTGGAACGAGGGCTTCGGCAACCAGGGCGAGACGTGGATGCATGTCGTGGCGGTCGATTTCGGCGTCAAGCGCAACATCCTACGCCTGCTCGCCGGCCTCGGGGCCAAGGTGACGGTGGTGCCGGCGAAAAGCTCGGCCGAGGACATCCTCGCGCTGAAGCCTGACGGCATCTTCCTCTCCAACGGCCCGGGCGACCCGGCCGCGACCGGCGAATACGCCGTGCCTGCGCTGAAGACGCTGCTTCAGACCGGCATCCCGATCTTCGGCATCTGCCTCGGCCACCAGATTCTTGCTCTGGCCCTCGGCGGCCAGACGGTGAAGATGCATCAGGGCCACCACGGCGCGAACCACCCGGTGAAGGACCACACCACCGGCAAGGTGGAGATCGTGTCGATGAACCACGGCTTCGCGGTCGACAGGAGCTCCCTGCCCCAAGGCGTTGAAGAGACTCACGTCTCGCTGTTCGACGGCTCGAATTGCGGCATCGCGCTCGCCGGCAAGCCGGTGTTCTCGGTCCAGTACCACCCCGAAGCCTCGCCCGGCCCGCAGGATTCGCACTACCTGTTCCGCCGCTTCGCCGACGCCATCCGCGCCCGCAAGGACGAGATTGTCCCGGCCTGA
- a CDS encoding cytochrome b has protein sequence MPARSTGNRYGAVPIAIHWITALALLGLLLSGFRAAGMVDDVAKAGILRIHTAVGVAVLALTLARILWWVAVDRKPPYPTSLPRWQKAASSAVHGLLYLAILLMAGSGIAMMALSGAADIVWGAGAGPLPDFTRYPPRAGHGLGAMLLIALTLAHVGAALYHQFVLRDRLLARMGLGRS, from the coding sequence ATGCCAGCCAGAAGCACAGGAAACCGCTACGGCGCGGTCCCCATCGCCATCCACTGGATCACCGCGCTCGCCCTCCTCGGGCTGCTCCTGTCCGGCTTCCGCGCCGCCGGCATGGTGGACGACGTGGCCAAGGCCGGCATCCTGCGTATCCACACCGCCGTCGGCGTCGCGGTGCTGGCGCTCACCCTCGCCCGCATCCTGTGGTGGGTCGCCGTCGACCGGAAGCCGCCCTACCCGACGAGCCTGCCGCGCTGGCAGAAAGCAGCCTCCTCCGCCGTCCATGGCCTGCTTTACCTCGCGATCCTGCTGATGGCGGGAAGTGGAATCGCCATGATGGCCTTGTCCGGTGCCGCCGACATCGTCTGGGGCGCCGGCGCCGGCCCCCTGCCCGATTTCACGCGCTATCCGCCGCGCGCCGGCCACGGCCTCGGCGCGATGCTGCTCATCGCGCTCACGCTCGCCCATGTCGGCGCCGCGCTCTACCACCAGTTCGTGCTGCGCGACCGGCTGCTCGCGCGCATGGGGCTGGGCCGCTCCTGA
- a CDS encoding MarR family winged helix-turn-helix transcriptional regulator, whose product MVWIGRDRSAGYMTNWAARLFARAIDRRLKPLGLSSAHMPVMFALGDGREMSQKALAQAASIEQPTMAATLSRMERDGLVQRRPDPGDRRAMLFSLTPQAAEKADAVHAAAVAVNARALSALAPQERDAFLGMLARVVAGLGEDERG is encoded by the coding sequence ATGGTATGGATCGGGCGCGACAGATCGGCAGGCTACATGACCAACTGGGCGGCAAGGCTGTTCGCCCGCGCCATCGACCGGCGGCTGAAGCCGCTCGGCCTTTCCAGCGCCCATATGCCGGTGATGTTCGCGCTGGGCGACGGGCGGGAAATGTCGCAGAAGGCGCTGGCGCAGGCCGCTTCCATCGAGCAGCCGACCATGGCCGCGACCCTGTCGCGCATGGAGCGCGACGGGCTGGTGCAGCGCCGCCCCGACCCCGGCGACCGCCGGGCGATGCTGTTCTCGCTGACGCCGCAGGCGGCGGAAAAGGCCGACGCGGTCCATGCGGCGGCGGTCGCGGTCAACGCGCGTGCGCTGTCCGCGCTCGCGCCGCAGGAAAGGGATGCGTTTCTCGGCATGCTGGCGCGCGTGGTCGCCGGGCTGGGCGAGGACGAGCGGGGGTGA
- a CDS encoding TetR/AcrR family transcriptional regulator, with the protein MAQAAARHEASGFRFTDRLLAEAAKGRKAERTQARIQAAACRLLEDRAATELKVAEICAGAGLAHGTFYIYFRDVRHLMAQTLTAFVAFMQASMRGAARIGGRDRIRASNTAYFGLFEDNAGLMRCLVSRQDDFPEAAQAFQMLNRDWAQTVVEARLRQLAREGRAAPPREELMRRAYALGGMVDQYLIALLFGRDGTLAEISRDREAVVATLSLIWERGMEP; encoded by the coding sequence ATGGCACAGGCCGCAGCACGGCACGAGGCATCCGGCTTCCGCTTCACCGATCGGCTGCTGGCAGAGGCAGCAAAGGGGAGGAAGGCGGAGCGGACACAGGCGCGGATACAGGCCGCCGCCTGCCGGCTGCTCGAGGATCGCGCGGCGACCGAGCTGAAGGTCGCCGAGATCTGCGCCGGGGCCGGGCTCGCGCACGGCACCTTCTACATCTATTTCCGCGACGTGCGCCACCTGATGGCGCAGACGCTGACCGCCTTCGTCGCCTTCATGCAGGCCTCGATGCGCGGGGCCGCGCGCATCGGCGGGCGCGACCGAATCCGCGCCTCCAACACCGCCTATTTCGGCCTGTTCGAGGACAATGCCGGGCTGATGCGCTGCCTCGTCTCGCGGCAGGACGATTTTCCCGAGGCGGCGCAGGCCTTCCAGATGCTGAACCGCGACTGGGCGCAGACCGTGGTCGAGGCGCGGCTGCGCCAGCTCGCCCGCGAGGGCCGCGCCGCGCCGCCGCGCGAGGAGCTGATGCGGCGCGCCTACGCGCTCGGCGGCATGGTCGACCAGTACCTGATCGCGCTGCTTTTCGGCCGCGACGGGACCTTGGCGGAGATATCGAGGGATCGCGAGGCGGTGGTCGCCACGCTCAGCCTGATCTGGGAACGGGGAATGGAACCATGA
- a CDS encoding enoyl-CoA hydratase/isomerase family protein, whose translation MSDFTYATVRSVPEDGGVRRIVLNRPGQLNAMNRALLDDVARAFDEANADPATRAIVFTGEGRAFCAGDDRHEHAHPESEEEARDLVEAIQRATRAISLGPKPVVGAINGWAVGGGFEWAVNCDFPIWAESAKGFFPEVSLNIFVTGAVTSLLPAMVGLLKAREMLFLGERYDAAELLRLGVAWRVVPDAALQDEALALARRLAALPALSVRAMKRTLNATAASDIHRALALETDATVAGFLDPETTRRLKAFA comes from the coding sequence ATGAGCGATTTCACCTATGCGACCGTCAGGAGCGTGCCTGAGGACGGCGGCGTGCGCCGCATCGTCCTCAACCGGCCCGGGCAGCTCAACGCGATGAACCGGGCGCTGCTCGACGACGTCGCCCGCGCCTTCGACGAGGCCAACGCCGATCCGGCGACGCGCGCCATCGTCTTCACCGGCGAGGGCAGGGCGTTCTGCGCCGGCGACGACCGGCACGAGCACGCCCACCCTGAAAGCGAGGAGGAGGCGCGCGACCTGGTCGAGGCGATCCAGCGCGCCACCCGCGCGATCTCGCTCGGCCCCAAGCCGGTGGTCGGCGCGATCAACGGCTGGGCGGTGGGCGGCGGCTTCGAATGGGCGGTCAACTGCGATTTCCCGATCTGGGCCGAAAGCGCGAAAGGCTTCTTTCCCGAGGTCTCGCTCAACATCTTCGTCACCGGCGCGGTGACGTCGCTGCTGCCGGCGATGGTCGGGCTGCTGAAGGCGCGCGAGATGCTGTTCCTCGGCGAGCGCTACGACGCGGCGGAGCTGCTGCGGCTCGGCGTCGCCTGGCGCGTGGTGCCCGACGCGGCGTTGCAGGACGAGGCGCTGGCGCTGGCGCGCCGGCTCGCCGCGCTGCCGGCGCTTTCGGTGCGGGCGATGAAGCGCACGCTCAATGCCACGGCCGCGAGCGACATCCACCGGGCGCTGGCGCTGGAGACGGACGCCACGGTCGCCGGCTTCCTCGATCCCGAGACGACGCGGCGGCTGAAGGCGTTCGCCTGA
- the carB gene encoding carbamoyl-phosphate synthase large subunit, with the protein MPKRTDIKSILIIGAGPIVIGQACEFDYSGTQACKALREEGYRVILVNSNPATIMTDPELADATYIEPITPEVVAKIIAKERPDALLPTMGGQTALNTALSLRRMGVLERYNVEMIGANAEAIDKAEDRALFREAMKKIGLETPRSVLANATEVKDGDRKAHEARRAELKASFGKDGGPADLDAALDVLETEWNLGEGDRKQRYMAHAMGVAAQALDQVGLPAIIRPSFTLGGTGGGIAYNRAEFFDIVQAGLDASPTTEVLIEESVLGWKEYEMEVIRDRADNCIIICSIENVDPMGVHTGDSITVAPALTLTDREYQIMRSASIAVLREIGVETGGSNVQFAVNPADGRLVVIEMNPRVSRSSALASKATGFPIAKVAAKLAVGYTLDELDNDITGGATPASFEPSIDYVVTKIPRFAFEKFPGAEPVLTTAMKSVGEVMAIGRTFAESLQKALRGLETGLTGLDEIEIPGLGQGDDRNAIRAALGTPTPDRLRMVAQAIRTGTSLEDVHEMCRIDPWFLDQIADILAMEEKIRAHGLPADAQNLRMLKGMGFSDARLASLVKKDAEEIQKIREKLGVHPVFKRIDTCAAEFASPTAYMYSTYETPFAGAPADEAEVSDRKKVVILGGGPNRIGQGIEFDYCCCHAAFALADAGYESIMINCNPETVSTDYDTSDRLYFEPLTPEDVLEILRAEQQKGTLHGVIVQFGGQTPLKLAEALERAGIPILGTSPDMIDLAEDRDRFQKLLVKLGLKQPRNGIAWSVEQARTVAGELGFPLVVRPSYVLGGRAMQIIHDEGMLQTYLLDTVPGLVPEDIKQKYPNDKTGQINTLLGKNPLLFDTYLSEAIEVDVDALCDGKDVHVAGIMEHIEEAGIHSGDSACSLPVRSLDAQTVAELERQTAALARALHVGGLMNVQYAIKDGEIFVLEVNPRASRTVPFVAKTIGRPVAKIAARVMAGESLDGAFGHYGDRPDLKTLRHIAVKEAVFPFARFPGVDTLLGPEMKSTGEVMGLDADFALAFAKAQLGAGVDLPRSGTLFVSVRDEDKAKVLPSVKRLADLGFRVLATGGTQRFLVENGVKAEKTNKVLEGRPHIEDAIRNRQVQLVFNTTDSQSAVSDSKSLRRATLMQKVPYYTTMAGAAAAAEAIAALKAGSLEVRPLQAYF; encoded by the coding sequence ATGCCCAAGCGCACCGACATCAAGTCGATCCTGATCATCGGGGCCGGCCCCATCGTCATCGGCCAGGCCTGCGAGTTCGACTATTCGGGGACGCAGGCGTGCAAGGCGCTGCGCGAGGAAGGCTACCGCGTCATCCTGGTCAACTCCAACCCGGCCACGATCATGACCGACCCGGAGCTGGCCGACGCAACCTATATCGAGCCGATCACCCCGGAAGTGGTGGCGAAGATCATCGCCAAGGAGCGGCCTGACGCGCTGCTGCCCACCATGGGCGGCCAGACGGCATTGAACACCGCTCTGTCGCTGCGCCGAATGGGCGTGCTCGAACGCTACAATGTCGAGATGATCGGCGCCAACGCCGAGGCCATCGACAAGGCCGAGGACCGCGCCCTGTTCCGCGAGGCGATGAAGAAGATCGGGCTGGAGACGCCTCGCTCGGTGCTGGCCAACGCCACGGAAGTCAAGGACGGCGACCGCAAGGCGCACGAGGCGCGCCGCGCCGAGCTGAAGGCCAGTTTTGGCAAGGACGGAGGCCCTGCCGACCTCGACGCCGCGCTCGACGTGCTGGAGACCGAATGGAACCTCGGCGAAGGCGACCGCAAGCAGCGCTACATGGCCCACGCCATGGGCGTCGCCGCGCAGGCGCTCGACCAGGTCGGCCTGCCGGCCATCATCCGCCCCTCCTTCACCCTCGGCGGCACCGGCGGCGGCATTGCCTACAACCGCGCCGAGTTCTTCGACATCGTCCAGGCCGGCCTCGACGCCTCGCCGACGACCGAGGTGCTGATCGAGGAATCGGTGCTCGGCTGGAAGGAATACGAGATGGAGGTGATCCGCGACCGCGCGGACAACTGCATCATCATCTGCTCGATCGAGAACGTCGACCCGATGGGCGTCCACACCGGCGATTCGATCACCGTGGCGCCGGCGCTGACCCTGACCGACCGCGAATACCAGATCATGCGCTCGGCCTCGATCGCGGTGCTGCGCGAGATCGGCGTCGAGACCGGCGGGTCCAACGTCCAGTTCGCCGTCAACCCGGCGGACGGCCGCCTCGTCGTCATCGAGATGAACCCGCGCGTCTCGCGCTCCTCGGCGCTGGCGTCGAAGGCGACCGGCTTCCCCATCGCCAAGGTCGCGGCCAAACTTGCCGTCGGCTACACGCTCGACGAGCTCGACAACGACATCACCGGCGGCGCGACGCCGGCCTCGTTCGAGCCGTCCATCGACTATGTCGTCACCAAGATCCCGCGTTTCGCCTTCGAGAAATTCCCCGGCGCCGAGCCGGTGCTGACCACGGCGATGAAGTCGGTCGGCGAGGTCATGGCCATCGGCCGCACCTTTGCCGAATCGCTGCAAAAGGCGCTGCGCGGGCTGGAGACCGGGCTCACCGGCCTCGACGAGATCGAGATTCCGGGACTTGGGCAAGGCGACGACCGCAACGCCATCCGTGCCGCGCTCGGCACGCCGACGCCGGACCGGCTGCGCATGGTGGCGCAGGCGATCCGCACCGGCACCTCGCTGGAAGACGTCCACGAGATGTGCCGCATCGACCCGTGGTTCCTCGACCAGATCGCCGACATCCTCGCCATGGAGGAGAAAATCCGCGCCCACGGCCTGCCGGCCGACGCGCAGAACCTGCGCATGCTGAAGGGCATGGGCTTCTCCGACGCGCGCCTCGCCTCGCTGGTGAAGAAGGACGCGGAAGAGATTCAGAAGATTCGCGAAAAGCTCGGCGTCCACCCGGTCTTCAAGCGCATCGACACCTGCGCCGCCGAGTTCGCCTCGCCCACCGCCTACATGTACTCGACCTACGAGACGCCGTTCGCAGGCGCGCCGGCCGACGAGGCCGAGGTCTCGGACCGTAAGAAGGTCGTCATCCTCGGCGGCGGGCCCAACCGCATCGGCCAGGGCATCGAGTTCGACTATTGCTGCTGCCACGCCGCCTTCGCGCTGGCCGATGCCGGCTATGAATCGATCATGATCAACTGCAACCCGGAGACGGTCTCGACCGACTACGACACCTCCGACCGGCTCTATTTCGAGCCGCTGACGCCGGAGGACGTGCTGGAGATCCTGCGCGCCGAACAGCAGAAGGGCACGCTGCACGGCGTCATCGTCCAGTTCGGCGGCCAGACGCCGCTGAAGCTCGCCGAGGCGCTGGAGCGCGCCGGCATCCCGATCCTCGGCACCTCGCCCGACATGATCGACCTCGCCGAAGACCGCGACCGCTTCCAGAAGCTGCTGGTCAAGCTCGGTTTGAAGCAGCCGCGCAACGGCATCGCCTGGTCGGTCGAGCAGGCGCGCACCGTCGCCGGCGAGCTCGGCTTCCCGCTGGTCGTGCGCCCGTCCTACGTGCTCGGCGGCCGCGCCATGCAGATCATCCACGACGAGGGCATGCTCCAGACCTACCTGCTCGACACCGTTCCCGGCCTCGTGCCCGAGGACATCAAGCAGAAATACCCCAACGACAAGACCGGCCAGATCAACACCCTGCTCGGCAAGAACCCGCTGCTGTTCGACACCTATCTGTCGGAAGCCATTGAGGTCGACGTCGACGCGCTGTGCGACGGCAAGGACGTCCATGTCGCCGGCATCATGGAGCACATCGAGGAGGCCGGCATCCATTCCGGCGATTCGGCCTGCTCGCTGCCGGTGCGCTCGCTCGACGCGCAGACCGTGGCCGAGCTGGAGCGGCAGACCGCGGCGCTCGCCCGCGCGCTCCATGTCGGCGGCCTGATGAACGTCCAATACGCCATCAAGGACGGCGAGATATTCGTGCTGGAGGTCAACCCGCGCGCCTCGCGCACCGTGCCCTTCGTCGCCAAGACCATCGGCCGGCCCGTGGCCAAGATCGCCGCCCGCGTCATGGCCGGCGAGAGCCTCGACGGCGCCTTCGGCCATTACGGCGACCGGCCGGACCTCAAGACGCTTCGCCACATCGCGGTCAAGGAGGCGGTGTTCCCCTTCGCCCGCTTCCCCGGCGTCGACACGCTGCTGGGCCCCGAGATGAAGTCGACCGGCGAGGTCATGGGCCTTGACGCCGACTTCGCGCTCGCCTTCGCCAAGGCCCAGCTCGGCGCCGGCGTCGACCTGCCGCGTTCCGGCACGCTGTTCGTCTCGGTGCGCGACGAGGACAAGGCCAAGGTGCTGCCCTCGGTGAAGCGGCTGGCCGATCTCGGCTTCCGCGTGCTGGCGACCGGCGGCACCCAGCGTTTCCTGGTCGAGAACGGCGTCAAGGCCGAGAAGACCAACAAGGTGCTGGAAGGCCGCCCGCATATCGAGGACGCCATCCGCAACCGGCAGGTTCAGCTCGTCTTTAACACCACCGACAGCCAGAGCGCGGTGTCGGATTCGAAGTCGCTGCGCCGCGCGACCTTGATGCAGAAGGTGCCCTACTACACGACGATGGCCGGCGCCGCGGCCGCCGCCGAGGCGATCGCCGCGCTGAAGGCCGGCTCGCTCGAGGTGCGCCCGCTGCAGGCCTATTTCTGA
- a CDS encoding DoxX family protein has product MGDVRKVLYYLATLAFTGFYLFSVYGYLTQHDFWAAEYARLGYPAYLVGIMSVVKPLGVLAVWVRRPLWLAQLAYAGFFYHLLLAANAHFQLGESAALLAVGLLACVVVSFLTQNAARTPAFRPEG; this is encoded by the coding sequence ATGGGCGATGTGCGGAAAGTCCTCTACTATCTCGCGACTCTGGCCTTCACCGGCTTCTATCTCTTCAGCGTCTACGGCTATCTGACGCAGCACGATTTCTGGGCCGCGGAATATGCGCGGCTCGGCTATCCGGCCTATCTCGTCGGGATCATGAGCGTGGTGAAGCCGCTCGGCGTGCTGGCGGTGTGGGTGCGCCGTCCGCTCTGGCTGGCGCAACTCGCCTATGCCGGCTTCTTCTATCACCTACTGCTGGCCGCCAACGCGCATTTCCAGCTCGGCGAGAGCGCCGCGCTGCTGGCGGTCGGGCTGCTCGCCTGCGTCGTCGTCTCGTTCCTGACGCAGAACGCCGCCCGCACGCCGGCCTTCCGTCCGGAAGGCTGA
- a CDS encoding neutral zinc metallopeptidase — MRWRGRRQSSNVEDRRGQGGMPGGMGRAGRGIPLPIGRGAGGGGLSGIIILVVIFFALRACGIDPLQMLEGGSSNPQVTENGAGSRPGDEEAQFVSVVLAETEDVWNGIFQAEGQTYREPALVLFSDQVRSACGFASSASGPFYCPGDSKLYIDLTFFRELSQRFGASGDFAQAYVVAHEVGHHVQNLIGVLPRFNQMRQSMSQVEANQMSIRVELQADCFAGIWAHYTAQKGLLEEGDIEEALNAAHQIGDDTLQKRTQGYVVPDSFNHGTSEQRATWFTNGLRNGRLSDCDTFSNPV; from the coding sequence ATGCGTTGGAGAGGCCGCCGCCAGAGCAGCAATGTCGAGGATCGCCGCGGACAGGGCGGTATGCCCGGCGGTATGGGCCGCGCGGGCCGCGGTATCCCGCTTCCCATCGGCCGCGGCGCCGGCGGCGGCGGGCTGTCGGGCATCATCATTCTCGTCGTCATCTTCTTCGCGCTGCGCGCCTGCGGCATCGATCCCTTGCAGATGCTGGAAGGCGGTTCGTCCAACCCGCAAGTCACCGAGAACGGCGCGGGAAGTCGGCCGGGCGACGAGGAGGCGCAGTTCGTCTCCGTCGTCCTCGCTGAAACGGAAGACGTGTGGAACGGCATCTTCCAGGCGGAAGGCCAGACCTATCGCGAGCCGGCGCTGGTGCTGTTCTCCGATCAGGTGCGCTCGGCCTGCGGCTTCGCCTCGTCGGCCTCGGGGCCGTTCTATTGCCCCGGCGATTCCAAGCTCTATATCGACCTGACCTTCTTCCGCGAGCTGTCGCAGCGTTTCGGCGCCTCGGGCGATTTCGCGCAGGCCTATGTCGTGGCCCACGAGGTCGGCCACCATGTCCAGAACCTGATCGGCGTCCTGCCGCGCTTCAACCAGATGCGCCAGAGCATGAGCCAGGTCGAGGCCAACCAGATGTCGATCCGCGTCGAGCTTCAGGCCGACTGCTTCGCTGGCATCTGGGCGCATTATACCGCGCAGAAGGGGCTGCTCGAGGAAGGCGACATCGAGGAGGCGCTGAACGCGGCGCACCAGATCGGCGACGACACGCTCCAGAAGCGCACGCAGGGCTATGTCGTGCCCGACAGCTTCAACCATGGCACCTCAGAGCAGCGTGCCACATGGTTCACCAACGGCCTGCGCAACGGCCGGCTCTCGGACTGCGATACGTTTAGTAATCCTGTTTAG